In the Campylobacter sp. RM6914 genome, one interval contains:
- a CDS encoding 3'(2'),5'-bisphosphate nucleotidase CysQ family protein yields MLENLITLAKKAALAGGAEILKHYDDFSVSIKSDNSPVTSADLASNEIICKILGESDLPICSEENELKDTDLKKFWLIDPLDGTKEFIDKNGNFCVCIALIENLRPSIGVIYIPTSDELFYASRLGAFKQTKNGVVNLNKERQNGGDLVLFNTRNQNKALTTVISKLNLKSKDVGSAIKFCRLAEGSAGVYMRFSPCSIWDIAAGDALIEFSGGVMCQAYDGKDIKYNLNSLSSPHFIALSKEKAPILQKTLSIIENEKK; encoded by the coding sequence ATGCTAGAAAATTTAATAACCCTAGCCAAAAAAGCGGCACTTGCGGGCGGAGCGGAAATTTTAAAACACTATGACGACTTTAGCGTCAGTATCAAATCCGACAACTCTCCAGTAACAAGTGCCGACTTAGCTTCAAACGAAATAATATGCAAAATTTTAGGTGAAAGCGACTTGCCGATATGCTCCGAAGAAAACGAGCTAAAAGATACCGACTTAAAGAAATTTTGGCTTATAGATCCACTTGACGGAACAAAAGAATTTATCGATAAAAACGGCAACTTTTGCGTATGTATCGCACTTATCGAAAATTTACGACCCTCTATCGGGGTTATTTATATACCAACTAGCGATGAACTTTTTTACGCAAGCAGACTGGGAGCTTTTAAGCAAACAAAAAACGGAGTAGTAAATTTAAACAAAGAGCGTCAAAATGGCGGCGATCTAGTGCTTTTTAACACTCGCAACCAAAACAAAGCTCTAACAACCGTCATCTCAAAGCTAAATTTAAAAAGCAAGGATGTCGGCTCCGCGATAAAATTTTGTCGTCTTGCAGAAGGCAGCGCTGGAGTTTATATGAGATTTAGCCCATGTAGTATTTGGGATATAGCCGCAGGAGACGCACTGATAGAATTTAGCGGTGGGGTGATGTGCCAAGCCTATGACGGCAAAGATATAAAATACAACCTAAACAGCCTATCAAGTCCCCACTTTATCGCCCTTAGCAAAGAAAAAGCCCCTATCCTACAAAAGACACTTAGTATCATAGAAAACGAGAAAAAGTAA
- the pseC gene encoding UDP-4-amino-4,6-dideoxy-N-acetyl-beta-L-altrosamine transaminase → MIPYSRQQITSDDITAVTEALKGDFLTGGARVDEFETALQNYTGIKHVIVMNSATSALHVGYLALGLKAGDEVITTPITFAATANASLMCGANVKFCDVKFDGNIDEKKLSELISPKTKVITPVDFGGNGVEIEEIIKIAKKHGIKVLDDASHALGSQINGVKIGNHADATVFSFHAIKPITTFEGGALATNDDEIARLARLYRSHGISKKRLWDSDMSHLGYNYRLSDVACALGTSQLKRLDEMIEVREKIAKFYDEKFEKNPYFSTIKIAENKKSARHLYPILLFSNFWCAKEDIFEELHRRGIGVQVHYKPTYQFSFYKQIYGEMALKVAEDFYRAELSLPCHQSMSMQDARFVATNLLEVLAKFDTSKECGV, encoded by the coding sequence ATGATACCTTACAGCAGACAACAAATCACAAGCGATGACATCACCGCAGTTACCGAAGCGCTAAAAGGCGACTTTCTAACAGGCGGGGCAAGAGTAGATGAGTTTGAGACGGCACTTCAAAACTACACTGGAATTAAGCATGTTATCGTGATGAATTCCGCTACTTCCGCACTTCACGTGGGGTATTTGGCTCTTGGACTAAAGGCGGGCGATGAAGTGATAACTACGCCTATAACATTTGCGGCAACAGCAAATGCGTCACTAATGTGCGGTGCAAACGTGAAATTTTGCGATGTGAAATTTGACGGAAATATCGATGAGAAAAAATTATCAGAGCTAATCAGCCCAAAGACGAAAGTGATAACGCCTGTTGATTTTGGTGGAAACGGCGTAGAGATAGAAGAGATAATTAAAATCGCCAAAAAGCACGGTATAAAGGTGCTTGACGACGCTTCACACGCACTAGGGAGCCAGATAAATGGCGTAAAAATAGGCAATCACGCAGACGCGACCGTCTTTAGCTTCCACGCTATTAAGCCCATAACCACCTTTGAAGGCGGCGCACTAGCCACAAACGATGATGAGATCGCACGTCTTGCTAGGCTTTACCGCTCACACGGTATCAGCAAAAAGCGCCTTTGGGATAGCGATATGAGCCATCTTGGATACAACTATCGCCTAAGCGACGTTGCGTGCGCCTTGGGCACGAGCCAGCTAAAAAGGCTTGACGAGATGATAGAGGTGCGTGAGAAGATCGCTAAATTTTACGATGAGAAATTTGAGAAAAACCCGTATTTTAGCACGATTAAGATCGCCGAAAACAAAAAGAGCGCACGCCACCTTTATCCGATTTTGCTATTTTCAAATTTTTGGTGCGCTAAAGAGGATATTTTTGAGGAGCTTCACAGGCGCGGTATCGGCGTGCAGGTGCATTACAAGCCGACATATCAGTTTAGCTTCTATAAGCAAATTTACGGCGAAATGGCTCTAAAAGTTGCGGAGGACTTTTATAGAGCAGAGCTTAGCTTGCCGTGCCACCAATCGATGAGTATGCAAGATGCCCGATTCGTCGCTACAAATTTGCTCGAAGTTCTAGCCAAATTTGACACTTCAAAAGAGTGTGGAGTTTAA
- the pseF gene encoding pseudaminic acid cytidylyltransferase gives MKSLCVIPARGGSKRIPHKNIKVFLGKPLIAYSIEAAINSGVFDEIIVSTDDEAIAKVAREFGAKTPFMREPKLSDDYATTSAVIKDACMKMGEEFKCICCLYATAPLLTGEILKQAHTKFIGENPEFLFSACEFSFPIQRAIKLDENGRVSMFYPQHLKTRSQDLERAYHDAGQFYFGRREAWLEDKAIFAPHSQAFVLERNLVCDIDTMDDFEFAKKLYKINYV, from the coding sequence ATGAAAAGCCTTTGTGTCATCCCGGCTCGCGGCGGAAGCAAGCGAATCCCGCATAAAAATATCAAGGTTTTTCTAGGCAAACCGCTCATCGCATACAGCATCGAAGCGGCGATAAATTCGGGCGTTTTTGATGAGATAATAGTAAGCACCGATGATGAAGCTATTGCCAAAGTCGCAAGGGAATTTGGCGCAAAGACGCCATTTATGAGAGAGCCAAAACTTAGCGACGACTACGCAACAACAAGTGCGGTGATAAAAGACGCTTGTATGAAAATGGGTGAAGAATTTAAGTGCATTTGCTGTCTTTACGCTACAGCTCCGCTTTTAACGGGTGAAATTTTAAAGCAAGCGCACACAAAATTTATAGGCGAAAATCCGGAGTTTTTATTCTCGGCTTGTGAGTTTTCCTTTCCTATCCAGCGCGCGATAAAGCTTGATGAAAATGGACGCGTGAGTATGTTTTATCCGCAGCACCTAAAAACTCGCTCGCAAGACTTAGAGCGTGCTTATCACGATGCGGGGCAGTTTTACTTCGGGCGGCGTGAGGCGTGGCTGGAAGATAAGGCGATATTTGCACCGCATTCACAGGCGTTTGTTTTAGAGCGAAATTTAGTCTGCGATATCGATACGATGGATGATTTTGAATTTGCTAAAAAGCTTTATAAAATAAACTATGTTTGA
- the pseG gene encoding UDP-2,4-diacetamido-2,4,6-trideoxy-beta-L-altropyranose hydrolase: MFEKLSHLKTLIRADSSAAIGHGHIRRDLVLASHFKNISFACVRLNGDIFDEINCPKFELESPDIKHLINLINEQKFKLLIIDHYGINAKDEKQIKEQTGVKILSFDDEYKEHFCDILLNVNTFADPQRYEALVPRECEICCGENFMLVRDEFYKEREIKREKKFDFFIAFGGSDVMDLSFKTAQILLNKGRKIAVITTSANPNLNALKELAKKNSNLSLFINSKQIARFMNESHELIISASSFVNEALVLGAKFSAVKVAQNQDEIYKWLVKKGFKAFSGEEICKKLA; this comes from the coding sequence ATGTTTGAAAAACTCTCACACCTAAAAACACTTATTAGAGCCGATAGTAGCGCTGCTATCGGGCACGGGCACATTAGACGCGATTTGGTGCTGGCAAGCCATTTTAAGAATATTAGCTTCGCATGCGTGCGACTAAATGGCGATATCTTTGATGAGATAAATTGCCCCAAATTTGAGCTTGAAAGTCCTGATATAAAACACCTTATAAATTTAATAAATGAGCAAAAATTTAAGCTTCTTATCATCGACCACTACGGCATAAACGCAAAAGATGAGAAGCAAATAAAAGAGCAAACGGGAGTTAAAATTTTAAGCTTTGACGATGAGTACAAGGAGCATTTTTGCGATATTTTACTAAATGTTAATACTTTTGCCGACCCACAAAGATACGAAGCTCTCGTGCCAAGGGAGTGTGAAATTTGTTGCGGTGAAAATTTTATGCTTGTTCGTGATGAATTCTACAAGGAGCGTGAAATAAAACGTGAGAAAAAATTTGACTTTTTCATCGCATTTGGTGGAAGCGACGTGATGGATCTTAGCTTTAAAACCGCTCAAATTTTGCTTAATAAAGGGCGCAAAATTGCCGTTATCACGACATCTGCAAATCCAAATTTAAACGCACTTAAAGAGCTAGCTAAAAAAAACTCAAATTTAAGCCTTTTTATAAATTCAAAGCAGATCGCAAGGTTTATGAATGAAAGCCATGAACTAATAATTTCGGCAAGCTCTTTTGTCAATGAGGCCTTAGTTTTGGGCGCAAAATTTAGCGCCGTAAAGGTCGCCCAAAATCAAGATGAGATCTACAAATGGCTCGTTAAAAAAGGCTTTAAAGCTTTTAGCGGAGAAGAGATATGCAAGAAATTAGCCTGA
- the pseH gene encoding UDP-4-amino-4,6-dideoxy-N-acetyl-beta-L-altrosamine N-acetyltransferase, which yields MQEISLINFTDLNEQERMMILAWRNDERVAKFMKNRSVSQEEHLKFIESLKERGDKRYFLVKEGEIYIGVIDFIDITKDSCEFGIYANPKLKGKGQILMQTIIDYATKALKIKELKSCAYNENEKATNLYRKFGFEIYDKDEQMSYMSLYLNLA from the coding sequence ATGCAAGAAATTAGCCTGATAAATTTTACCGATCTAAATGAGCAAGAAAGGATGATGATCCTAGCTTGGCGAAACGATGAGCGAGTGGCTAAATTTATGAAAAACAGAAGCGTTAGCCAAGAGGAACATTTGAAATTTATAGAAAGCTTAAAAGAACGCGGGGATAAGCGGTATTTTTTGGTAAAAGAGGGTGAAATTTATATCGGCGTGATAGATTTCATAGATATCACAAAAGACTCTTGCGAATTTGGAATTTACGCCAACCCCAAGCTTAAAGGCAAGGGTCAAATTTTAATGCAAACTATTATAGATTACGCCACCAAAGCACTTAAAATCAAAGAGCTAAAATCGTGCGCTTACAACGAAAATGAAAAGGCGACTAATCTATACCGCAAATTTGGCTTTGAAATTTATGATAAAGATGAGCAAATGAGCTATATGTCGCTATATTTAAATTTGGCGTAA
- a CDS encoding DUF3373 family protein has product MKFIHPLLLGAVFSVSFAQSDTDALKTLELQVKQLQAQIEALKANQDKISTLQASLSNSTMGDGKEVSVTKNADDITLLKKQVGDIKKHTAGDNVKWDIDFRTAYDNLDYKINGVGDKHNGVWTNKLILGMSASPIDNLVFRGALGAYKIYGQNNVAQNSYFQNFDWYGTQKPSDNAIRLREAYFLYMNEVGDMPYTVSFGRRPSTDGFLTNLRADNAEPKSPIGHNINMEFDGASFKFDLDKITGIPGFYAKLCLGRGFSDTTGAYSMNMSIMGFNPGYINADQNPNMDLAGLILQLYDNGQYKLMGNYFIAKNLMDMDITGMGLTGPNFKFSDVGDMSGGALSLQVNGIGDGWSDFLDDTIFFASYAFSKTDPNSNKLGVITPMGTISPMSGMLGSQDSKFGSSIYLGLQTPGIFEGDRFGLEYNRGSKYWRSFTYGEDTLIGSKLAARGNAYEAYYTKPIAGKNLVAGLSYAYIDYDYTGSDTFFGWTGTPMDVDKTPGAVKSAQQVRLSLRYRY; this is encoded by the coding sequence ATGAAATTCATCCATCCGTTACTTTTGGGAGCGGTATTTTCTGTATCTTTCGCGCAAAGCGATACAGACGCGCTCAAGACTTTAGAGCTCCAAGTAAAACAGCTTCAAGCGCAGATAGAAGCTCTAAAGGCAAATCAAGACAAGATTAGTACTTTGCAAGCATCTTTATCAAATTCTACTATGGGTGATGGTAAAGAGGTTAGTGTTACGAAAAATGCCGATGATATAACGTTACTAAAAAAACAAGTAGGCGATATCAAAAAACATACGGCAGGAGATAATGTCAAATGGGATATCGACTTTAGAACAGCTTACGATAATCTCGACTACAAGATAAATGGTGTAGGAGATAAGCATAACGGAGTTTGGACAAACAAGCTAATACTGGGAATGTCGGCTTCTCCGATAGATAACTTAGTGTTTAGAGGGGCGTTGGGTGCTTATAAAATTTATGGGCAAAATAACGTGGCTCAAAATTCATATTTTCAGAATTTTGACTGGTATGGTACTCAAAAACCAAGCGATAATGCCATTCGTTTAAGAGAGGCGTATTTTTTATATATGAACGAAGTCGGGGATATGCCTTATACGGTTAGCTTTGGAAGGCGCCCGTCAACGGATGGTTTTTTAACAAATTTACGTGCCGATAATGCTGAGCCAAAATCTCCTATAGGGCATAATATCAATATGGAATTTGACGGCGCTAGCTTTAAATTTGATCTTGATAAGATAACCGGTATCCCCGGCTTTTATGCGAAATTGTGTCTAGGTAGAGGTTTTTCGGATACCACGGGTGCATACTCTATGAACATGAGCATTATGGGCTTTAATCCTGGCTATATCAATGCAGACCAAAATCCAAACATGGACTTAGCAGGCTTGATCTTACAGCTTTATGATAACGGACAGTATAAACTCATGGGTAATTACTTCATAGCTAAGAATTTGATGGATATGGATATTACCGGCATGGGTCTTACTGGTCCAAACTTTAAATTTAGTGATGTCGGCGACATGAGTGGCGGTGCGCTATCTCTTCAAGTAAATGGCATAGGCGATGGCTGGAGCGACTTTTTAGATGATACGATATTTTTCGCATCTTATGCGTTTAGCAAAACAGACCCTAACTCAAATAAACTAGGCGTTATAACTCCTATGGGAACCATAAGTCCGATGTCTGGGATGTTGGGATCACAAGATAGTAAATTTGGCTCATCTATATATCTAGGCTTACAAACTCCCGGAATTTTTGAAGGTGATCGCTTTGGCTTAGAGTATAACCGCGGAAGTAAATACTGGAGAAGCTTTACTTACGGTGAAGATACTTTGATAGGCTCTAAGCTTGCAGCTAGAGGTAATGCGTATGAGGCATATTACACAAAACCGATCGCAGGCAAAAACCTGGTCGCAGGGCTTAGTTATGCTTACATAGACTATGACTACACCGGTAGCGACACATTTTTTGGATGGACGGGAACGCCTATGGATGTAGATAAAACTCCTGGAGCTGTAAAAAGTGCACAACAAGTTCGTTTGAGCTTAAGATATAGGTATTAA
- the pseI gene encoding pseudaminic acid synthase, whose amino-acid sequence MKIANFDTSKNVFIIAELSANHSGSLETAIKTIKAAKRAGANAIKLQTYTPDSLTLNSRKEDFMIRGGLWDGANLYELYQEALTPREWHAELFRVVHEEGLICFSSPFCKDDVDFLEQFNPPAYKIASFEANDPEFIRYVASKNKPMIISTGIITEDEIYAAVYACKVENNHDVALLKCTSSYPAPLNEMNLQTIAAMRNKFSAEVGFSDHTLGIVAPVVAVSLGARIIEKHFILDKSVRSVDEAFSLDEREFSEMVKAVRDAEALLGEAKFELNQKEIKNHKFARSLYASADIKKGEKFTEQNIRSVRPGYGLHPKFKADLIGKTAKRDIEFADKITKEDF is encoded by the coding sequence ATGAAAATAGCAAATTTTGACACAAGCAAAAATGTCTTTATCATCGCCGAACTTTCCGCAAACCACTCTGGAAGTTTAGAAACCGCGATTAAAACCATAAAAGCGGCAAAACGTGCAGGAGCAAACGCCATCAAGCTTCAGACATACACTCCAGATAGTCTTACGCTAAACTCACGCAAGGAAGACTTTATGATACGTGGCGGACTTTGGGACGGAGCGAATTTATATGAACTCTACCAAGAAGCGCTAACTCCAAGAGAGTGGCACGCAGAGCTTTTTAGAGTCGTGCACGAAGAGGGACTCATCTGCTTTTCAAGCCCGTTTTGCAAAGACGATGTGGACTTTTTAGAGCAGTTTAACCCGCCAGCATACAAGATCGCAAGCTTTGAAGCGAACGATCCTGAATTTATCCGCTACGTGGCGAGCAAAAACAAGCCAATGATAATCTCAACAGGCATAATCACCGAAGATGAAATTTACGCTGCGGTATACGCTTGCAAAGTAGAAAACAACCATGATGTCGCGCTTTTAAAATGCACCTCAAGCTATCCCGCACCACTAAATGAGATGAATTTACAAACAATTGCGGCGATGAGAAATAAATTTAGCGCAGAAGTTGGCTTCTCCGATCACACGCTTGGTATCGTTGCGCCCGTGGTTGCCGTTAGCCTTGGCGCACGCATAATCGAAAAGCACTTTATCTTAGATAAAAGCGTGCGAAGTGTCGATGAGGCGTTTAGCCTTGATGAAAGAGAATTTAGTGAGATGGTAAAAGCGGTAAGAGATGCCGAAGCACTATTGGGCGAAGCAAAATTTGAGCTAAATCAAAAAGAGATAAAAAACCACAAATTCGCCCGCTCACTATACGCAAGTGCGGATATAAAAAAAGGCGAAAAATTCACGGAGCAAAACATAAGAAGCGTCCGCCCCGGATACGGCTTGCACCCTAAATTTAAGGCTGATCTAATAGGCAAAACAGCCAAACGCGATATAGAATTTGCAGATAAAATAACAAAAGAGGATTTTTAA
- a CDS encoding motility associated factor glycosyltransferase family protein — translation MAKKTDTQINSSALDEVQNPIFRKNLQALFKQDEILAVRLLTLGEQKQYEVFVGKDPIDINMIDKNSFEYIYEKPARDTEQLLSTIGNESKRYPVMFFYGLGNGVFYKAMLHNQTHKHIIVIEPELEILYITLNLIDLSEELANERLILFYSDFVTYSQIYHLMVRQVFMVYAKTYTLHIHTPFYDKFADDYAKINKHFTRAIAQVVASHGNSVADMLQGIDQHIRNLPQTIKGYVYFDLIKKRKDLMKTAVIVATGPSLDKQLEALKKFAPYVTVISLDASYPILAKHGIKPDYVTSIERVVETSSFFKKRYGEFDKDIYFVVASLTHSQTVKNILPRRLILTIRPQAEKSFKLDKHGYLGLGLSTANQAFQLANALGHTNIVLIGQDLAFASDGKSHATGHAFVQQDEYIYTTAYGGKGEVRTTYVWDKFKNQYESDIESFNKKGIKTFNCTEGGAMIKGAIERPFIEVMTELSQNAEIKNLPHIALPKDRVVEKELLQSYNFIERKLKVLNLVKNKIEEVFLDVVDDIDKMIKIRNEGNVSEKLFKKLVAITNKIDKAKMFAGKKEFRLYIEYILSISVYYQELELAKISVAPSETTLEKTNKLIEWVEMHKYWLFSLAGGINAEIETTKKASKNLINEMKKRNLLPIK, via the coding sequence ATGGCTAAAAAAACAGATACGCAAATCAATTCTTCAGCACTAGACGAAGTTCAAAACCCGATTTTTCGTAAAAATTTACAAGCTCTATTTAAGCAAGATGAAATTCTAGCCGTTCGGCTTTTAACATTAGGCGAGCAAAAGCAATACGAAGTTTTTGTCGGCAAAGACCCCATAGACATAAATATGATCGATAAAAATAGTTTTGAATACATATACGAAAAGCCTGCACGCGACACAGAACAGCTGCTCTCCACGATAGGTAATGAGAGCAAAAGATATCCTGTGATGTTTTTCTACGGTCTTGGCAATGGGGTGTTTTATAAAGCCATGTTACATAATCAAACCCATAAACACATAATTGTCATAGAGCCAGAGCTTGAAATTTTATATATTACTCTAAATTTAATTGATTTATCAGAAGAGCTTGCAAACGAACGACTTATACTTTTTTATTCTGATTTTGTTACGTATTCACAAATTTATCATCTAATGGTAAGACAAGTTTTTATGGTATATGCCAAAACATACACACTGCATATACACACGCCTTTTTATGATAAATTTGCAGATGACTACGCTAAAATAAATAAACACTTTACGCGCGCTATCGCCCAAGTGGTCGCCTCTCATGGCAATAGCGTAGCCGATATGCTTCAAGGTATCGATCAGCACATTAGAAATTTACCACAAACGATAAAAGGCTATGTTTATTTTGATCTAATCAAAAAACGTAAAGATCTAATGAAAACAGCAGTTATTGTAGCTACCGGACCAAGTCTTGATAAACAACTTGAAGCGCTTAAAAAATTTGCCCCTTATGTTACCGTAATAAGTCTTGATGCTTCATATCCGATACTAGCCAAGCACGGCATTAAGCCTGACTATGTCACATCAATAGAACGTGTTGTAGAAACTTCAAGCTTTTTTAAAAAAAGATACGGTGAATTTGATAAAGATATATATTTCGTCGTAGCATCGCTAACTCATTCACAAACTGTAAAAAACATATTGCCACGTCGCCTTATTCTTACCATACGTCCACAAGCCGAAAAATCTTTTAAGCTAGATAAGCACGGCTATCTTGGTCTTGGGCTAAGCACGGCAAATCAGGCGTTTCAACTAGCAAATGCCTTGGGTCATACAAACATAGTTCTTATAGGACAAGATTTGGCATTTGCATCAGACGGTAAGTCTCATGCTACAGGACACGCCTTTGTCCAGCAAGACGAGTATATCTACACTACTGCTTACGGCGGTAAAGGCGAAGTTCGCACAACATATGTTTGGGATAAATTTAAAAACCAATACGAATCAGACATCGAATCATTTAATAAAAAAGGCATAAAAACATTTAACTGCACAGAGGGTGGAGCCATGATCAAAGGAGCCATAGAACGACCTTTTATAGAAGTAATGACGGAACTTAGCCAAAATGCGGAAATTAAAAATTTACCACATATTGCTCTTCCAAAAGATCGTGTCGTTGAGAAAGAATTATTGCAATCTTATAATTTTATAGAGCGCAAATTAAAAGTCTTAAATCTTGTAAAAAACAAAATAGAAGAAGTATTCTTGGATGTTGTAGACGATATAGATAAAATGATCAAAATCCGCAATGAAGGCAATGTTAGCGAGAAATTATTTAAAAAATTAGTTGCCATTACAAACAAAATAGATAAAGCTAAAATGTTTGCAGGAAAAAAAGAATTTAGACTTTATATAGAATACATCCTATCCATTTCTGTTTATTATCAAGAACTTGAACTTGCTAAAATTTCAGTCGCCCCAAGTGAAACAACACTAGAAAAAACAAATAAATTAATAGAATGGGTCGAGATGCATAAATATTGGCTATTTTCCCTTGCCGGCGGCATAAATGCAGAGATCGAAACAACTAAAAAAGCTTCTAAGAATTTAATAAACGAAATGAAAAAAAGAAATTTACTTCCTATCAAATAA
- the pseB gene encoding UDP-N-acetylglucosamine 4,6-dehydratase (inverting) — MFNGKNILITGGTGSFGKKYTEILLKKFNPKRLIIYSRDELKQYEMAQVFNAAAMRYFIGDVRDEKRLKTAMNGVDYVIHAAAMKHVPIAEYNPMECIKTNINGAQNVIDAAFECGVDKVIALSTDKACNPVNLYGATKLASDKLFVAANNIAGSKKTRFSVVRYGNVVGSRGSVVPLFKRLIAEGAKELPITHADMTRFWITLEQGVNFVLKNFERMKGGEIFIPKIPSMTMMDLARALAPELGIKIIGIRPGEKMHEVMVGKDDAHLTYEFDDHYVISPSIQFTTAQNFAVNSIGEKGKSVEKEFEYSSDKNKIWLDRNGLLDMIG, encoded by the coding sequence ATGTTTAACGGCAAAAACATTTTGATCACCGGTGGAACGGGAAGTTTTGGTAAAAAATACACAGAAATCCTACTTAAGAAATTTAATCCAAAACGTCTCATCATATACTCTCGCGATGAACTAAAACAATACGAGATGGCTCAGGTTTTTAATGCTGCAGCGATGCGTTACTTCATCGGAGATGTAAGAGATGAGAAAAGATTAAAAACTGCCATGAACGGCGTTGATTATGTAATACACGCGGCTGCTATGAAGCATGTGCCGATCGCAGAATACAATCCTATGGAGTGCATAAAAACTAATATAAACGGTGCGCAAAACGTCATTGATGCGGCGTTTGAGTGTGGAGTAGATAAAGTCATTGCGCTGTCAACTGACAAGGCCTGCAACCCTGTAAATTTATATGGTGCTACAAAGTTAGCTAGCGATAAACTTTTTGTCGCGGCAAACAACATCGCAGGTAGTAAAAAAACTCGCTTTAGTGTCGTAAGATACGGCAATGTCGTTGGCTCTCGCGGATCGGTGGTGCCACTGTTTAAACGCTTGATAGCAGAGGGCGCAAAAGAGCTTCCGATAACGCATGCTGATATGACGCGATTTTGGATCACGTTAGAACAAGGCGTAAATTTCGTGCTTAAGAATTTCGAGCGAATGAAAGGCGGAGAGATCTTCATTCCTAAAATTCCATCCATGACCATGATGGATCTAGCTCGTGCTTTAGCGCCAGAACTTGGCATAAAGATCATAGGGATACGTCCTGGCGAAAAGATGCATGAAGTGATGGTTGGCAAAGATGATGCGCATTTGACTTACGAATTTGACGATCATTATGTGATTAGCCCGTCGATCCAATTTACTACGGCTCAAAATTTTGCGGTAAATTCTATCGGTGAAAAAGGCAAGTCGGTCGAAAAAGAATTTGAATATAGTTCGGATAAGAACAAAATTTGGCTTGACAGAAACGGTCTTTTGGATATGATAGGCTGA
- the dcd gene encoding dCTP deaminase, whose protein sequence is MGLKSDKWIREKSLNEKMIVPFAEEQVGKGVVSYGVSSYGYDIRVGNEFKIFTNIGGTVVDPKNFDEKNVVDFVGDVCIVPPNSFALARTVEYFNMPDNVLAICLGKSTYARCGIIVNVTPFEPGFKGHITIEISNTTPLPAKIYANEGIAQVLFIEGDEPCEVTYADKKGKYQAQEGITLPRILK, encoded by the coding sequence ATGGGTTTAAAAAGCGATAAATGGATACGAGAAAAGAGCTTAAACGAAAAAATGATAGTGCCTTTTGCAGAAGAACAAGTAGGCAAGGGCGTAGTAAGCTATGGTGTGTCAAGCTATGGCTATGACATCAGGGTCGGAAACGAGTTTAAAATTTTTACAAATATCGGCGGAACGGTAGTCGATCCAAAGAATTTTGATGAGAAAAACGTGGTGGATTTTGTGGGCGATGTTTGTATTGTGCCGCCGAATTCATTTGCACTAGCTAGAACGGTTGAGTATTTCAATATGCCTGATAACGTGCTGGCAATTTGTCTGGGTAAAAGCACATATGCAAGATGCGGTATCATCGTAAACGTAACGCCGTTTGAGCCGGGATTTAAGGGGCACATAACGATAGAGATCTCAAACACGACGCCGCTTCCTGCTAAAATTTATGCAAATGAAGGTATCGCGCAGGTGCTCTTTATTGAGGGTGATGAGCCATGTGAGGTAACTTATGCGGATAAAAAAGGCAAGTATCAAGCACAGGAGGGGATAACACTTCCTAGAATATTAAAGTAG
- a CDS encoding tautomerase family protein, translating to MPIIKVTMTKEDGGLSVEQKEALAKKLTDSFVEVVGRGEKTCVVTIDEISTDNYAIGGKTVSKIRQEK from the coding sequence ATGCCTATCATAAAAGTAACAATGACAAAAGAGGATGGCGGACTAAGCGTAGAGCAAAAGGAGGCTTTGGCTAAAAAGCTAACCGATAGCTTCGTAGAAGTCGTAGGCCGAGGCGAAAAAACCTGTGTCGTTACCATAGACGAAATTTCGACCGACAACTATGCAATAGGCGGAAAAACAGTAAGTAAAATCAGACAAGAAAAGTAG